Proteins encoded by one window of Kribbella flavida DSM 17836:
- a CDS encoding EcsC family protein, which produces MAGVARFVASSLAPAAQRFAPQAAAGILRQVLEIAIDGYQRFPGAEKLAEQKLAKADGDVAVAIEAVIDQHIRLAGVQGFVTSVGGLVTLPVSLPANLTGLAVVQARMVAAIAHLRGYDLGDPRVRTAVITCLLGEDGVTDRLKKASLPTSPLAIATAPVFDPELDRLVAGEVVGELIARVSGKRMALTVTRRVPLLGGAVGAGVDGWSTYRIGEYADKSLVRRIPRPIEQ; this is translated from the coding sequence GTGGCCGGAGTAGCAAGGTTCGTCGCCAGCAGTCTCGCGCCTGCCGCCCAGCGATTCGCGCCGCAGGCCGCCGCGGGCATCCTGCGCCAGGTGCTCGAGATCGCGATCGACGGGTACCAGCGGTTTCCCGGCGCGGAGAAGCTGGCCGAGCAGAAGCTGGCCAAGGCCGACGGCGACGTCGCGGTCGCGATCGAGGCGGTGATCGACCAGCACATCCGGCTGGCCGGCGTCCAGGGCTTCGTGACCAGCGTCGGCGGGCTGGTCACCCTGCCGGTGTCGCTGCCCGCGAACCTCACCGGCCTGGCCGTTGTGCAGGCCCGGATGGTCGCCGCGATCGCGCACCTGCGCGGCTACGACCTCGGCGACCCGCGCGTCCGGACCGCCGTGATCACCTGCCTGCTCGGCGAGGACGGCGTCACCGACCGGCTGAAGAAGGCCAGCCTGCCGACGTCGCCGCTGGCGATCGCCACCGCGCCGGTGTTCGACCCGGAGCTGGACCGGCTGGTCGCGGGCGAGGTGGTCGGCGAGCTGATCGCCCGGGTCAGCGGCAAGCGGATGGCGTTGACGGTGACCCGGCGGGTGCCCCTGCTGGGTGGCGCGGTCGGCGCCGGGGTGGACGGCTGGTCGACGTACCGGATCGGCGAGTACGCCGACAAGAGCCTGGTCCGGCGGATCCCGCGGCCGATCGAGCAGTAG
- a CDS encoding MBL fold metallo-hydrolase yields the protein MRMTVVGCAGSAPGPDSGASSYLVDKDGFRLLLDLGAGSAGPLQRYATAEDIDAVILSHAHSDHWADVTQLSYYRSKAVREGSACGPLRIYGPSTMNEVLTSNPDDFTSTFVQAGDLELGPLQVRLAQVRHGDLECWASRVDDVLCYTADTEPCAALDELADGCGVLLAEASGFDADGPLRGHLTAGDAGRLAARAGARLLVLTHLRAWQDHLRLLDEAAQLAGCPVILATPGLRVAL from the coding sequence ATGAGGATGACAGTGGTCGGCTGCGCGGGATCCGCTCCCGGACCGGACTCGGGCGCGTCCAGCTACCTGGTGGACAAGGACGGCTTTCGGCTGCTGCTCGACCTCGGCGCGGGATCGGCCGGCCCGCTGCAGCGCTACGCCACCGCGGAGGACATCGACGCGGTAATCCTGTCTCACGCGCACTCCGACCACTGGGCCGATGTCACGCAGCTGTCGTACTACCGGTCCAAGGCAGTCCGGGAGGGTTCGGCGTGCGGCCCGCTGCGGATCTACGGGCCCTCGACCATGAACGAGGTCCTGACCAGCAATCCCGACGACTTCACCAGCACCTTCGTCCAGGCGGGTGACCTCGAGCTGGGACCGCTCCAGGTCCGGCTGGCCCAGGTCCGCCACGGTGACCTGGAGTGCTGGGCGAGCAGGGTCGACGACGTGCTCTGCTACACCGCCGACACCGAGCCGTGCGCCGCGCTGGACGAGCTCGCGGACGGCTGCGGCGTACTGCTGGCGGAAGCGTCGGGGTTCGACGCGGACGGGCCGCTGCGCGGGCATCTGACGGCCGGGGACGCCGGGCGGTTGGCGGCTCGGGCCGGGGCCAGACTGCTGGTGCTGACCCATCTCCGCGCCTGGCAGGACCACCTGCGGCTGCTCGACGAGGCGGCCCAGCTCGCCGGGTGCCCGGTGATCCTGGCCACCCCGGGGCTGCGCGTCGCGCTCTGA
- the aat gene encoding leucyl/phenylalanyl-tRNA--protein transferase gives MPVEPPASVWEFPPVAVAGAGDVVAAGADLEPGTVLAAYRRGLFPMPDSHGPLLWWSPLERGVIEVAGFAPSRSLRRARNRYEIRVNTAFDQVIRACADPRRPGSWIDRDIIESYTRLHRMGWVHSVEAWDGDELAGGLYGVAIGGLFAGESMFHHKTDGSKAAVAGLVELLDDKYAAERVFDIQWVTDHLATLGAVSIPRDQYVRRVQRALELPLPDAFA, from the coding sequence GTGCCTGTCGAACCACCCGCCTCCGTCTGGGAGTTCCCGCCGGTCGCCGTGGCCGGGGCCGGGGACGTGGTGGCGGCCGGTGCGGATCTGGAGCCGGGGACCGTGCTGGCGGCGTACCGGCGGGGGCTGTTCCCGATGCCGGACAGCCACGGCCCGTTGCTGTGGTGGTCGCCGCTGGAGCGGGGGGTGATCGAGGTGGCCGGTTTCGCCCCGTCCCGCTCGCTGCGCCGCGCGCGGAACCGGTACGAGATTCGCGTCAACACCGCGTTCGACCAGGTCATCCGCGCCTGCGCCGACCCGCGCCGGCCCGGGTCGTGGATCGATCGCGACATCATCGAGTCCTACACCCGGCTGCACCGGATGGGCTGGGTGCACTCGGTCGAGGCGTGGGACGGCGACGAGCTGGCCGGCGGCCTGTACGGCGTGGCGATCGGCGGCCTGTTCGCCGGCGAGTCGATGTTCCACCACAAGACCGACGGCTCGAAGGCGGCCGTCGCCGGTCTGGTCGAACTGCTCGACGACAAGTACGCCGCCGAGCGGGTGTTCGACATCCAGTGGGTCACCGACCACCTGGCCACCCTGGGCGCGGTCTCCATCCCCCGCGACCAGTACGTCCGCCGCGTCCAGCGCGCCCTGGAACTGCCTTTACCCGACGCCTTCGCCTAA
- a CDS encoding nitroreductase family deazaflavin-dependent oxidoreductase, whose product MQNYDSNRLITAGSRSMLVFNKIVAGLTKRGISLMGSRVLSVRGRKSGEWRSTPVNLLTLDGQTYLVAPRGHTQWVRNLRAHPEARLRLGRTTETFHAVELADADKPEILRLYLKKWAWEVGAFFDKDVRKDSPTERLLEVAPGVPVFRLTPA is encoded by the coding sequence ATGCAGAACTACGACTCGAACCGCCTGATCACCGCCGGAAGCCGCAGCATGCTGGTGTTCAACAAGATCGTGGCGGGCCTCACCAAGCGCGGCATCAGCTTGATGGGCAGCCGGGTCCTGTCGGTCCGCGGCCGCAAGTCCGGCGAGTGGCGCAGTACGCCGGTCAACCTGCTCACGCTGGACGGCCAGACCTACCTGGTCGCGCCGCGCGGCCACACCCAGTGGGTCCGCAACCTGCGCGCGCACCCCGAGGCCCGGCTCCGTCTCGGCCGGACGACCGAGACCTTTCACGCCGTCGAGCTGGCCGACGCCGACAAGCCCGAGATCCTGCGGCTCTACCTGAAGAAGTGGGCCTGGGAGGTCGGCGCGTTCTTCGACAAGGACGTGCGCAAGGACTCCCCGACCGAGCGCCTGCTCGAGGTCGCCCCCGGCGTCCCGGTCTTCCGCCTCACCCCGGCGTGA
- a CDS encoding VOC family protein, with the protein MAVVAPLWGPTLDCPEPLELATFYQRICGGSIAAADETFVELRLDGVSLGFQRDLNHRAPTWPDPRVPQQCHLDFKTADLDATEAEVIAAGATKTVLQPSPAVFRVYLDPAGHAFCLTTWGTPAGPPESR; encoded by the coding sequence GTGGCCGTGGTCGCGCCGTTGTGGGGACCGACGCTGGACTGCCCGGAACCGCTGGAGCTGGCGACGTTCTACCAGCGGATCTGCGGTGGTTCGATCGCCGCGGCCGACGAGACCTTCGTCGAGTTGCGCCTCGACGGCGTCAGCCTCGGCTTCCAGCGGGACCTGAACCACCGCGCCCCGACCTGGCCCGATCCGCGGGTTCCGCAGCAGTGCCACCTGGACTTCAAGACCGCCGACCTGGACGCGACGGAGGCCGAGGTCATCGCGGCCGGTGCCACCAAGACCGTGCTGCAACCGTCGCCCGCGGTCTTCCGGGTCTACCTCGACCCGGCCGGGCACGCGTTCTGCCTGACCACCTGGGGCACGCCCGCCGGCCCGCCGGAATCCCGGTGA
- a CDS encoding hydroxymethylglutaryl-CoA lyase, producing the protein MRKPQLTRAEGLPERVTIYEVGARDGLQNEDAIVDVAVKAEFVRRLVDAGLTTIETTSFVHPKWVPQLADAAELLTALDLPSGVRAPVLVPNERGLDRALAAGVREIAIFASATETFARKNLNSTLDEQFAMFTPTVERALDAGLAVRGYVSMCYGDPWEGDVPVEQVVQVTARLAELGCHELSLGDTIGVATPGQVIDLIGALGQAGVGVDRLAVHFHDTYGQALANTLTALREGVTTVDSSAGGLGGCPYAESATGNLATEDLVWQLDGLGIRTGVDLEKLVTTSTWMSTHLGKPSPSRVVQALAG; encoded by the coding sequence GTGCGGAAACCGCAGCTGACCAGAGCCGAGGGACTGCCGGAGCGGGTCACGATCTACGAGGTCGGCGCCCGGGACGGGCTGCAGAACGAGGACGCGATCGTCGACGTCGCGGTCAAGGCGGAGTTCGTCCGGCGGCTCGTCGACGCGGGGCTGACGACGATCGAGACGACCAGCTTCGTGCACCCGAAGTGGGTCCCCCAGCTCGCCGACGCGGCCGAGCTGCTCACCGCGCTCGACCTGCCGAGCGGCGTACGGGCGCCGGTGCTGGTACCGAACGAGCGAGGGCTGGACCGCGCGCTGGCCGCCGGGGTGCGGGAGATCGCGATCTTCGCCAGCGCCACCGAGACGTTCGCGCGGAAGAACCTGAACTCCACCCTGGACGAGCAGTTCGCGATGTTCACGCCGACGGTCGAGCGGGCGCTGGACGCCGGGCTGGCGGTCCGCGGCTACGTCTCGATGTGTTACGGCGATCCGTGGGAGGGCGACGTACCGGTCGAGCAGGTCGTCCAGGTCACCGCGCGACTGGCCGAGCTCGGCTGCCACGAGCTCTCGCTCGGCGACACCATCGGCGTGGCGACCCCGGGCCAGGTGATCGACCTGATCGGCGCGCTCGGCCAGGCCGGTGTCGGCGTCGACCGGCTCGCCGTGCACTTCCACGACACCTACGGCCAGGCCCTCGCCAACACCCTCACCGCCCTGCGCGAAGGCGTCACCACCGTCGACAGCTCAGCCGGCGGCCTCGGCGGCTGCCCGTACGCCGAATCCGCCACCGGCAACCTCGCCACCGAGGACCTGGTCTGGCAGCTCGACGGCCTCGGCATCCGCACCGGCGTCGACCTGGAAAAGCTGGTCACCACCAGCACCTGGATGTCCACCCACCTCGGCAAACCCTCCCCCAGCCGAGTAGTCCAGGCCCTCGCCGGCTAG
- a CDS encoding TetR/AcrR family transcriptional regulator, translated as MNAGRTARDRARAELTREIKDAARRQLAAEGAERLSLRAVSRELGMVSSALYRYFPSRDDLLTALIIDAYDALGAAAEDAARAEQDPRAAWLAISRAVRSWAKANPHEYALIYGSPVPGYTAPQTTIQPATRVAAALLGVLSRAQEAGVLVVPADAVEPHDVLVEQLAQLIEVAPGVPESLLLRMAMVWTQLFGLISFELFGQLVGTFDPADTFFELAIAEHAAFVGLGEGVG; from the coding sequence ATGAACGCCGGCCGCACCGCACGTGACAGGGCCCGGGCCGAGCTGACCCGGGAGATCAAGGACGCTGCCCGCCGCCAGCTCGCCGCCGAGGGGGCCGAGCGGCTGTCGCTGCGCGCGGTCTCCCGCGAGCTCGGCATGGTCTCGTCCGCCCTGTACCGGTACTTCCCCAGCCGCGACGACCTGCTGACCGCGCTGATCATCGACGCGTACGACGCGCTCGGCGCCGCGGCCGAGGACGCCGCCCGGGCCGAGCAGGACCCGCGCGCGGCCTGGCTCGCGATCTCCCGCGCGGTGCGGTCCTGGGCGAAGGCGAACCCGCACGAGTACGCGCTGATCTACGGCTCACCCGTGCCCGGCTACACCGCGCCGCAGACGACGATCCAGCCCGCGACCCGGGTGGCGGCTGCCCTGCTCGGGGTGCTCTCCCGCGCTCAGGAGGCCGGCGTCCTGGTGGTACCGGCGGACGCGGTGGAGCCCCACGACGTACTGGTGGAGCAGCTGGCCCAGCTGATCGAGGTGGCGCCCGGCGTACCGGAGAGCCTGCTGCTGCGGATGGCCATGGTGTGGACGCAGCTTTTCGGGCTGATCAGCTTCGAGCTCTTCGGTCAGCTGGTCGGCACGTTCGACCCGGCCGACACCTTCTTCGAACTCGCGATCGCCGAGCACGCCGCCTTTGTCGGGTTAGGCGAAGGCGTCGGGTAA
- a CDS encoding adenosine deaminase translates to MISPEQLTAAPKVLLHDHLDGGLRPATIVELAQEIGHRLPRTDPAELGEWFVESADSGSLERYLETFDHTVAVMQHAEAITRVASECVQDLAADGVVYAEIRYAPEQHLTAGLSLEQVVDAVGAGFEHGMAHAERPIVARQLLTAMRHQARSMEIAELAVAYRDAGVVGFDIAGAEAGYPPTRHLDAFEYLQRENAHFTIHAGEAFGLPSIWQAIQWCGADRLGHGVRIIDDISTDGPDGKVELGRLAAYVRDNRIPLEMCPSSNLQTGAASSIAEHPIGLLAKLRFRVTVNTDNRLMSGTSMSRELALLADAFGYDLTDFRWFAINAMKSAFLPFDERLAIIDDVIKPWYAANQDLA, encoded by the coding sequence ATGATCAGTCCCGAGCAGTTGACCGCGGCGCCGAAGGTGCTGCTGCACGATCACCTGGACGGCGGGCTGCGACCCGCGACGATCGTCGAGCTGGCCCAGGAGATCGGGCACCGGCTGCCGCGGACCGATCCGGCCGAGCTGGGCGAGTGGTTCGTGGAGTCGGCGGACTCGGGATCGCTGGAGCGGTACCTGGAGACGTTCGACCACACGGTCGCGGTGATGCAGCACGCCGAGGCGATCACCCGGGTCGCGAGCGAGTGCGTGCAGGACCTGGCCGCCGACGGCGTGGTGTACGCCGAGATCCGGTACGCGCCGGAGCAGCACCTGACCGCAGGGCTCAGCCTGGAGCAGGTGGTCGACGCGGTCGGGGCCGGGTTCGAGCACGGGATGGCGCACGCCGAGCGGCCGATCGTCGCCCGCCAGTTGCTGACCGCGATGCGGCACCAGGCCCGGTCGATGGAGATCGCCGAGCTGGCCGTCGCCTACCGCGACGCCGGGGTGGTCGGCTTCGACATCGCCGGGGCCGAGGCGGGCTACCCGCCCACCCGGCACCTGGACGCGTTCGAGTACCTGCAGCGGGAGAACGCGCACTTCACCATTCACGCCGGCGAGGCGTTCGGGCTGCCGTCGATCTGGCAGGCGATCCAGTGGTGCGGCGCGGACCGGCTCGGGCACGGCGTGCGCATCATCGACGACATCAGCACCGACGGACCGGACGGCAAGGTCGAGCTCGGCCGGCTGGCGGCGTACGTGCGGGACAACCGGATCCCGCTGGAGATGTGCCCGAGCAGCAACCTGCAGACCGGCGCGGCCAGCTCGATCGCCGAGCACCCGATCGGCCTGCTCGCCAAGCTGCGCTTCCGGGTCACGGTGAACACCGACAACCGGCTGATGAGCGGCACCTCGATGAGCCGCGAACTGGCCCTGCTCGCGGACGCCTTCGGCTACGACCTGACCGACTTCCGCTGGTTCGCGATCAACGCGATGAAGTCCGCCTTCCTGCCCTTCGACGAACGCCTCGCCATCATCGACGACGTCATCAAGCCCTGGTACGCCGCGAACCAGGACCTGGCCTGA